Proteins encoded together in one Rhodohalobacter sp. SW132 window:
- a CDS encoding dimethylarginine dimethylaminohydrolase family protein, whose amino-acid sequence MSTIITSANQLSFQRSDLRTMPLPDQVMMVKPTYFDVEYVINPHMANQVGRVDTMQAENEWGYLRDGYKELGYKLHILDGVKGYPDMVFSANQSLPYIAPDGERHVLMGVMNSDQRKGEVPYIEEFFKKQGYTIHHVESEKVESFEGMGDALWHFKRGLIWGAYGFRSSLEVYDQISELFDVPVIALELQDDKFYHLDTCMCILNESTALIYSDAFNEEGIELIRSVFDTVIEASSYEAEKLFAVNAVCPDGKNVMIQQGCTDVNQKLRDAGFYVHEFSTYEFIKSGGSVFCMKMLLW is encoded by the coding sequence ATGTCTACCATAATTACTTCTGCAAACCAGTTGAGTTTCCAACGTTCCGATCTGCGAACTATGCCGTTACCTGACCAGGTGATGATGGTGAAACCGACCTACTTTGATGTTGAATATGTGATTAATCCCCATATGGCAAACCAGGTTGGGCGGGTTGACACAATGCAGGCTGAAAATGAATGGGGATATCTGCGTGACGGCTACAAAGAGCTGGGCTACAAACTGCACATTCTTGACGGAGTGAAGGGATACCCGGATATGGTTTTCAGCGCAAATCAAAGCCTGCCTTATATCGCACCGGATGGGGAACGACACGTACTGATGGGAGTGATGAACAGTGATCAGCGCAAAGGTGAAGTGCCTTACATCGAGGAATTTTTTAAAAAACAGGGATATACCATCCACCATGTGGAATCAGAAAAAGTGGAGTCTTTTGAAGGAATGGGAGATGCGCTCTGGCATTTCAAACGCGGATTGATTTGGGGAGCATACGGTTTCCGGAGTTCACTCGAAGTGTATGATCAGATTTCCGAGTTGTTTGATGTCCCCGTAATTGCACTCGAGCTGCAGGATGATAAGTTCTACCATCTTGATACCTGTATGTGTATCCTGAACGAATCGACAGCATTGATCTATTCCGATGCCTTTAACGAGGAGGGAATTGAACTGATCCGGTCGGTTTTTGATACGGTGATTGAGGCCTCATCCTATGAAGCGGAAAAACTGTTTGCGGTCAACGCGGTTTGCCCCGATGGCAAAAATGTGATGATTCAGCAGGGATGCACCGATGTGAACCAAAAACTTCGCGATGCCGGATTTTACGTGCACGAATTCAGTACGTACGAATTCATCAAAAGCGGAGGCAGTGTATTCTGCATGAAAATGCTTCTCTGGTAG
- a CDS encoding DUF58 domain-containing protein — MILQSDLLNQLAPLELKARKIIEGFVSGLHRSPYHGFSVEFAEHRPYNQGDDFKHIDWKVYGKSERFYVKQYEAETNLRAHIALDTSSSMYFKHFADWSKLRYAIHFASALAYMMNRQRDATGLTLFDEKIQFQLPPKSTQSHLRLLFRHLEKELKQEKEKSKEQRVSASADALHSLAESLKRRSLVVILTDLFENRENHEALISALRHLRHQKHEVLLFNVLEHQSERELDFSDGKFLFEDMETGSEIEVVPSQIKEDYKKKVAEYTHEFKIACSKALVDFEEIDTQKPFDLALLAYLNKRKRLM; from the coding sequence ATGATTTTACAATCCGACCTTCTCAACCAGCTTGCACCCCTTGAGCTGAAAGCAAGAAAAATTATTGAGGGATTTGTCTCCGGTCTGCACCGGAGTCCGTATCACGGGTTCAGTGTGGAGTTTGCTGAACACAGACCCTATAACCAGGGTGATGATTTTAAGCATATCGACTGGAAAGTGTATGGAAAGTCGGAGCGTTTTTACGTGAAGCAGTATGAAGCAGAGACGAATCTTCGTGCACATATCGCCCTCGACACCAGCAGTTCGATGTATTTCAAACATTTTGCAGACTGGAGCAAATTGCGGTATGCGATCCACTTTGCATCGGCACTAGCGTATATGATGAATCGTCAGCGCGACGCCACCGGGCTCACACTGTTTGATGAAAAAATTCAGTTTCAACTTCCCCCAAAATCAACCCAAAGTCATCTGAGGCTTCTTTTCAGGCACCTCGAAAAAGAGCTTAAACAAGAAAAAGAGAAATCGAAAGAACAGCGGGTTTCTGCATCGGCTGACGCACTCCACTCTCTTGCTGAAAGCCTGAAACGCCGCAGCCTGGTTGTTATTCTCACCGATCTTTTTGAGAACAGAGAGAACCACGAAGCGCTCATCTCTGCCCTGCGGCATTTACGGCATCAAAAGCATGAGGTGCTCCTTTTTAATGTGTTAGAGCATCAAAGCGAACGGGAGCTTGATTTCAGCGATGGTAAATTTCTGTTCGAGGATATGGAAACCGGGTCTGAAATTGAAGTCGTGCCTTCCCAAATAAAAGAAGATTACAAGAAAAAAGTGGCTGAATACACTCACGAATTCAAAATCGCGTGCAGCAAAGCGCTGGTCGATTTTGAAGAGATCGATACTCAAAAGCCGTTTGACCTGGCACTGCTGGCATATCTGAATAAACGTAAACGGCTGATGTAG